TTAACGGCAGGATACGATAAGGTTCGTCAATGACCCAACGGGCCAGAAGCGATTTATCCAAACCCGCCGCCCGCAACAATTCTTCCGGAATGGTCACCAGTTGTCCGGACCGGCCAACATCACGTTCCAGATCGCGCAAGATGTGGATCACATAACAAAAGACAGCCATTTCCCGAACCAGCTCCCGATAATGCGCCACGGGCCATGGCGTCGTGAACCGATCATTGTGATGGCGGCAGGAGAGAATGTAAACGAAGACGGTCGCCGGAGCGACCGTCGCCCCTTCGGCATAGGTCAGAAAATCGTTCCATGTGACCAAGGTGTTTTTGGCGATGTCGGCCATCATGGAAAGAGCCAGGGCATTCCACGGCCATTCTCCCAGTTCCGAACGTCCCGCGGTCTGGTTGAGTGCCTCGAAGACCAACGGTTCATAGGAATCGGCCACGGCCTGGAAATCACCCCTGGCGGCGGCGCAGGCCTGAGCGCGCCAGCGCTCCACCTGTTCACGAACGACCGCAGCCCGGGATTCTTCCCCCTGGCGCTCCACCAGAAACCGCTCATCCACAAGATCGTCCACCAACCGCATCGCGGCATAACACGCGAGAAACAAACCACCCTTTTCCCGGGAAAACAAACGCGAAACCTGAAACAGGGGCGAACGGTTCCGGGCGGCGATTTCAAGACATCTGTCCAAAGGTCTGCGATCCATGGCCCCTCCCCACACCTTGAAGACTTCATGCCTCCCAATCAAAATCCATGAGGCTGGCCATTTCCAGCCCGCCAACGCAACAGGTCAACGATTCCAAAGCCAGGCCGATCATGTTGCCGGATGATCCGGGTGAATATCGAAGGACCGTGGCAGAAAACGGTCGCGAAACACAAGAAACAACAGTCCCGGAACACTTGCCAGGATCATGAACAACCGGTTGACGAGAAAGATCGAGCCAAAGGCCGCGGTCACCGCAACCGGCGACAGCCATTGACACAATTGATCGAACGCGGCTTCCCCGACTCCAAGTCCGCCCGGTGAAATCGGAAGAATGTTGGCAACCCAGGCCCAGGGACCCGCCAAAAAAAAGGTTTGGACCGGCATCACGAACAACGACAGATGAATGGCGATCCAAATCAGGGAACCGACCTCCATCATTTGACCGAACATGGAAATGGCCAGCGCCTTGACGACCTGTTTTTTTTCGGAACTGAAACAAAGAGAAAATTCGACGGCCAACTGAAACAATCGATCCAACCGTCCCCCGGGACGTCCCTTCATCCAGGCCGGAAGACGATCGACACGACGCATGAGCCACACCACCAGGACCGCTCCCAAAAGACCGGCGATGACCAACAGCCAGGTGGAAAACACAAGCAGGGACAGTGGGGTGGAAGTCATGATCCGGGGAAGCAATGTCAGTGAAAAGAGCGATGCGATCAAGAACATGGAAAACAATCCCACCAGTCGATCCAGAAGGATCGTCAATGCCGCCTGTCCCTTGCGGACCCGTGCTTCCTTGAGGACGAATGCCAGTCGCAAGGCATCGCCGCCAATCCCTCCCGGAATGAACTGGTTGAAAAAGGCCGTGATGTAGGTCAGATGATGCGCGAACCGGAACGGAAAACGCACCCCCTGTCCCTGCAACAGCCAATACCAGCGCACCGCCGCCGAGGACACCAACGCCAGGTTGCACACGATTCCAACTCCGATCACCGAAGGGGTCAAAGCGCCCTCCAGAATCAGGCTCCAATCAAGCTTCCCCCCCTTGAACATCCAGAAAATGACAGCCCCGGCGACGGCGAGTTTGACGATGAGAAAAATCGAACGCAACATCGGTGATTTCATGAGGTATCCATCGATCGGGACAATTTTGGAAAAAACAATCCCCGCAAACCAGGGGCTTTCGGGAGTGAAGGGCCTTCGTGTATCCGTGCATCCACGGGAAGGTCCGCCCCGGAAAACAATCCGCGGTGGCATTCCGGAGCGGCTTCACCGTAATGTCTTGAGCCAGGAGATCAGATCCCGGCGGTTGGCCGAACTATCCATCCCCTCGAAGGCGTAGGGATGTTCGAGAGTGTGCTCGGCCATCTGCACCTGGGGAATGAAGAGTGCCGGGTTGGTGATGAAGCGCTCCAGATTATCCTCGTCCCAAATCACCGGGTTGTCACGAATGCGGTTGAGAAAAGGACCACTGTAGGGAAAATCGACCGCACCCGCCTTCCGACCGACGATGCCCCAAAGGTAGGGACCTTTTTCGGTTTTCCGGGCGTTGGTAAGATCATGACAGACATCACAGTTGTTCCTGGCCAGGCGCTCGCCGACCGCAATGTCGGGACGCATCCGCAGCCACATCCCGGCCACCAATGCCACCGATGCCAGGCCCACCAATCCCATGACCAATCCGCGCCATTTTTTCACCCTGGGACTCCTATAAGTCGGTTCTTCCGGTCGATCGCGATGTCGCTCATGCCGCCACGGGACCTTCCCGAAACGATGCCGCCCCGGCATTTCCGTCACCCCCACCCGACCGGAAACCAACCGGTTTGTTTCATGAACATGGCACGATGGTGATTATGCCACAGCCAGGGATGAGGCGAAACGGTCTTGATGAAAGGAAGAAGCGTTGTTCGACGCGGTCGTATCCCATGTCCATCGCCGGTCGCAAAGGACCACATCCCACCACGCAACCACCACCGAAAGATATGAATTTTTTCAAATCGCGCGCATATTGAGTTGGATCGTTTGACAATGATATTTTTCATTGCTATGATGCGCTGTCAGATTATCATATTCGAGTATATTTCTTAAAACGTGACAAGGCAAACGTGTCAACGATAAAATTCACCGAGGCATCCTCCCAAAACCGAAGGAAAAATCATGGAACACGCCGCCAGCCGTCAAACAGTCCCGCCCATCTCCAATCCAGCGCTGCAATTGGCATTCATGAAGGAAATGGAACGCCATCCCGAACTGCTGCACCGTTTTGTCGAAGACCCGATGGAAACGATGAAACATCATGGAATCCGTCTCGACCAGGAGGTTCTCTCCCTCTTTTCCAACAAGGTTTTTCTCGATCCCGGATTCAACGAATCGGTCGATGGACCAAAGGCCACCCTGGAGGTCATGGGGTTTGTTTCGAGTGTCACCCATGCCGCCAGTTCCGCGGTCCATTCGGCCAGCAGCAGTGTCTCCGACGCGGCGAACTCCGCCACCGATGTAGCCTCGTCCGCAGCCTCTTCGATTACCGAAAGCGCCAATCAGGCCTCATCATCGCTCTCTTCCATGGCACAAAACGCCAGCAGCGCCCTTGAATCGGCCTCGTTCACGGCGCTTTCGACCATCGGACCGCAAAAACCCTGAATGACTTGAATGGCAGCCTCGGAAACGATCGCGACTGTCCGCGGCAATACACGGACGGTCGCGATGAGCGATCGTCCGCTGCGCGGAAATGCGATTCCATGCTGGATCGGTGTCTCCTTTTCCCACGACCGATCCCCATCAAACACCTTCATCATGTGAGACCTCATGAAAGAGAATCGTTCGATACGGCATTTCAATCGCCCGCTGTTTTTTCATTCCCTGGTGGTCGAATGCACCGATCGATGCAACGCCGCCTGTGACATCTGTTATCAGTCGTCGTCTCCCAAAGGGGCTTCCTTCTCCGGGAGCGCCACCGATCTGGCGATCGAGGTCATCGAACGTGCCCTGCGTGAAGGGATGGAGATCCAGCAGCTTCACAAAAGGTTTCACCTGGCGGGAGGCGAGGCCTTTCTGGATGTGGACCGATGCGTTCGTCTGTTCGAGCATGCCAGAAAATGCGGTTATCACTCCCTGACCTCGACGACCAACGGCTTCTGGGCGAAAAACAAAGCCCGGGGATTGGCGGTGGCCAAACGGGTACGAAAGGCGGGGCTCAACAGCATCGAGTTGAGCACCGACCATTGGCATCTGCCTTATGTTTCCGCGGCAACCATCGACAACTGCATCGCAATTTGCCGAGAGACCGGCATATCGGTCAATCTCAGGACCCTGGCGACCCTGGATCACACCCATCACGAGATTCTTTCACGTCTGGCCCCGGAATCGATCGACCACGTCACCCGCATCACCTGTGGTCCGGTGTTCTCGGTGGGGCGGGCCCGGGATGTCCTTCCCCTGGACCGTTTTGTCCGCAGGGGAGGAGAAGGAAGCTGCTATTCGGTGTTGAATCTGGCGATCAACCCGGCAGGAGATGTCTTTCCCTGTTGCGCCGGCCTGGACCATACCGACGGGATGCTCTTCGGCAACGTGCATCACAAGCCCCTCGAAGAGATCGTGCGCGGGATGGATCAATCGAAAATATTGCGAACGCTGGTATTTTTCGGGGCACGGCATTTCATTCCGATCCTTCATGACGCCGGTCTGGAAATTCCCGCCATCGAAACATACGGCAACAGTTGCGACCTGTGCGTCACCATTTTTTCCAATCCACGC
This sequence is a window from Magnetococcales bacterium. Protein-coding genes within it:
- a CDS encoding flippase-like domain-containing protein produces the protein MKSPMLRSIFLIVKLAVAGAVIFWMFKGGKLDWSLILEGALTPSVIGVGIVCNLALVSSAAVRWYWLLQGQGVRFPFRFAHHLTYITAFFNQFIPGGIGGDALRLAFVLKEARVRKGQAALTILLDRLVGLFSMFLIASLFSLTLLPRIMTSTPLSLLVFSTWLLVIAGLLGAVLVVWLMRRVDRLPAWMKGRPGGRLDRLFQLAVEFSLCFSSEKKQVVKALAISMFGQMMEVGSLIWIAIHLSLFVMPVQTFFLAGPWAWVANILPISPGGLGVGEAAFDQLCQWLSPVAVTAAFGSIFLVNRLFMILASVPGLLFLVFRDRFLPRSFDIHPDHPAT
- a CDS encoding squalene/phytoene synthase family protein, translated to MDRRPLDRCLEIAARNRSPLFQVSRLFSREKGGLFLACYAAMRLVDDLVDERFLVERQGEESRAAVVREQVERWRAQACAAARGDFQAVADSYEPLVFEALNQTAGRSELGEWPWNALALSMMADIAKNTLVTWNDFLTYAEGATVAPATVFVYILSCRHHNDRFTTPWPVAHYRELVREMAVFCYVIHILRDLERDVGRSGQLVTIPEELLRAAGLDKSLLARWVIDEPYRILPLRRLLLEKAAGCRQRGLERLVGGVDLPALERQILKKLLGHYLALFEEMRVETEEKSYP
- a CDS encoding radical SAM protein, producing the protein MKENRSIRHFNRPLFFHSLVVECTDRCNAACDICYQSSSPKGASFSGSATDLAIEVIERALREGMEIQQLHKRFHLAGGEAFLDVDRCVRLFEHARKCGYHSLTSTTNGFWAKNKARGLAVAKRVRKAGLNSIELSTDHWHLPYVSAATIDNCIAICRETGISVNLRTLATLDHTHHEILSRLAPESIDHVTRITCGPVFSVGRARDVLPLDRFVRRGGEGSCYSVLNLAINPAGDVFPCCAGLDHTDGMLFGNVHHKPLEEIVRGMDQSKILRTLVFFGARHFIPILHDAGLEIPAIETYGNSCDLCVTIFSNPRHVAAIREYHARLDHRALAAATAHLESRLSAECAFISPHA